Within Anopheles nili chromosome 3, idAnoNiliSN_F5_01, whole genome shotgun sequence, the genomic segment AATTTAATGTCTACACAGAACCTTCAGAAGATGGCCAAACTTACATCGTCATGAACTCCCGTGCCACTTCGTCCACTTGTTCGACGTAGCGTTTCAGCGTTTTGGGCTGCATCATCACCGGATTTACGATCGTGCGCGTCTTTTGCCAGCTCTCTGCTTGACTGTCGTATCAAGCAGGATTACGTATGTTGTGatcacggaaaaaaaaacgaacaattgTACTACTTACTCCGTCACCAAGCCTCCCATTCCTTTAAAGATGTCCGGACGAACACGGTGCTTGTAGTAAGCCATCGTTTCGAACCCGTGTCTTTCCGGTTGGACTCCTTCCGTACGGTACACGATCTCGAAATCCTCCGGGAGAAAGCTTAGAACAACTTCCTTACGGCCCATCATACCCGGGAGGCGTAGAATTGTTCCGTAATCTTTCCGAAACAGACGATGCACATCGATAAAGTCTATACCCGCGTAACGTCCTGCATAAGTGATGTATAAGTGAAGCATATCGTCCCATGATATATATTAGCACAACAATCAACTTACCACCCTTGGAGAATCTGATGAAAAGCTGCCACCTGTTGGGACCGGGAATGGATTCTAATGGTTTTGCAGTGGACCATTCGGGGTCGATCATTTCTTCGGTGGCAGAAATGCTTGGTTTGGGTTGGGTCTGAACGTTTCTTTGGCATCGAACAAAGCCACTTTCTCTGGCATTAGTCAAAATCCGACGTAGCAACATCATTGTAGCGATGTTCTAACTACGTATGATGAGTCACGTTGTAGTACGTATTGAAAATGCAACACTGTGTCTAGTTGAGCTACTGTAAGTGAACACAAAAGTGCCACTAAAATTGAGCTCGAATGTTCGAGGAACAGTTGGCTACGGTTGGCTTATCGAGGTTTTTATAAAGCCGTGTCGTATTAGCTAATGAGCGTTAAAATATAAGCCCCGTTATGCACTTTTGAGCGGGTTGAATGCACGTTTCCATGAACAACACATCTGATTCCTTCAAGCAAAGTAAGTTCAGTATAGCAAAGTAGTACAGTAAACAGCCCAAAAACCACAACTTGTTAGTTTAATTGACGTTTGCAGCGATTAGTAGTATGGTAATATGTAACTATACATCGATTGTTGCCATCAATTTCTTTGAGGAAGGATCTTTAAGCGTTTAAAACGAACGATAAAGCTGCTGCTTAGTGCTATCCGGATCTGATACTGTATTaatctaattttttttgcgatgctAACCCTACCCCCGAAACCCATCGACTGGGGACTGAGAGGGTAAATTATTGAAGGAATATTGCATGTGTAACCCAAGCAGATTGTTTCCAGTAAAACGCCTGCTTCCAGTAATCGATCCAAACCGaagtaaaaacacacacccaaccaGCTCGAATTGGTTCGTTCACTTTATTGTGCCTTTATACAGCTTCCCTCGAGCCATCAATCGACCACCTCCGTCAGTTGGAATTTCAGATCGTTCGCAGGTATGTTGACAATCGACGCCTTATACCGCAACTCGTCGTAATTCCACCGGATGTTGTACTGTCGCACCATCCGGGACACCAGGATTTCCATCTCCATCATCGCCAATCGTCGGCCAACGCAAGATCGAGCCCCAAAACCGAACGGCATGTACACGAAGGGGTGCACTTCCTTGGCACTGGGACATCCGGATGCAGCCTCTTTGCCTAGCCATCGTTCCGGTATGAAGGAGCTCGCTTTTGTGAAATGTCCTTCTTCACGCTGCAACACCAACTGGCCCATTCCAATCAGCACCTTGAGTATGGAAACATGAAGGATTTAGGTATGTTTCAGTTCCCGTTGCTCAGTTCATTTGCTTTACTCACTCCTTTAGGGATTTGATAGCCCTGCAGGACAAGGTTTTTGCCGGCACACCGTCCATTGCCAGGGGTTGGAGGATACAGGCGAAGTCCTTCCTTTATGCAAGCCCTCAAATACGGCATGTTCTTCATGTTGGCTGGTGTTAGAGGCGAGTTTTTGTCGGGTAGTATCGAACGTAGCTCCTCTCGTAGTTTGTCCTGCTTATCTGGATTCTGTGCCAAACAGTAGAGCACTCCCACCGAACCGGACGAGGTCTACGGGGACATTTAAGCCGATCACGATCGAGTGGTTTTCCCAGGATGTTGTACGTACCGTATCAACCCCAGCAAATAGGCTATCTAGGGACATTATGAAGGCCGCTTTGCGATCTACCTTCAGCAGTTTTTCCAGAATGCTGAGCGTGTCAGAATCGGCACTCGGGTTCTTTTCCATCCGTTGCACCGCTTCGTCAATTTTGCCCGCTATCAAACTGTCCGTCAAAGATAATGATGTTATTGGGAAGACCCCGGTACTTCTTGCATGAGATACTCACTGATACAGGTCGTCCAACGTTCGCATCAACCGGTAGAAACCTGGAGTTTTCACCTTCCTCCACAAGGAGGGCAATACGTCGAGTTGATAGAACAACGTGACCGCATCCTTGGTTAGCTATGGAAACAATCGATAATACGGATAGTAGGCATATTTATATGAACCATCTTTTTCATCATTAACGTACAGTAACCAGCTTGCTGACTTCTGGCGTCTGGTCCCTGTTCAACACACCGAGCCGGGTGTCCAGCACCAACACTCCCATTGTCTCCAGCGCCCATCGGTTAAGCCATTCGTTGAAGTTATCCGGCAACTCCTGTCGTTCATCTCGAAGCTCCTGGACGCTGTAAGCACAATCGTGCTGAACTTATTCGTGCATTTTTGATGGGGAAACTTACATGTGCATGAACTCCTGCGCGATCGCATCCACCTTGTCAATGTACAGTTTGATGATCTTCGGCTGCATCATGATCGGGTTGACGATGGTGCGCATCTTCTGCCAATCCTCGCCCTGTCTGTAAGGACGATAGCTCGTCAGTACTGTAATTGGAACTGTGTAAAATCGATGCCGAGAGCTTACTCTGCCAAAAGTCCTCCGTAACCATGGAAGTACTCAGGTCGCTGCTGCTTGCGGTAATACACGAACGAGTCCATCCCGGTGCGCCGTGGCCAGGCACCCTCCGATCGGAACACCTTCTCGAAGTCCTCCGGCACAAACGTCATCACGATGTCTTCCCGCCCAAACGCACCCTTCATGCGGATGATCGGTCCATACAGTTCGCGCATCCGCAGGTTGATGTCGTACAGGGTGGCATTCTTATTGCGACCTATATCATAGATGGTGTGCCAAGGTGATCAACTTGGCACCACTCGCGAAAGGGCAGCTAGACGACAAGTTCTCACCGAAAGGGCTAAACTCCTTGAGGAACCCGAACAACGTAGGTGATGGTATCTTATCAAACGGTAGGGCGTTGTCCCACTCTGGATCTGGCACCTGAACAGCGGCTTGTGGAGCGTTGCTGAGACAACGCACTCCAACACTGGCCCGCAAGCGTAGCGAATTGACGGATAATTTTAGCATCCTCAAAAAACGACAAAGCAACCGCGTTCCCAACGTACAAACGGACACTGGTGCGAGGTCATGTCAGAACGATTTCACACCCAGTCCGACGCTCGGTAGGTATTGGTGTACTGTGCTGCAATAAACTGCAATCATATCTATTCACACGTGGTCGTGGCATCGCACGCTGGCGCTTAATCTCGCGCGCGACTGCgcggtcgcttttttttttgtttggcctAATCTCGAGGCCACGCGGAATGCGTATGTTTGCGTTGATGGTTCAATCAGCGATCTAAACGCGGTTTGTGGCGCTGTATTGGAGCGTACGGAAACAGCTTGCTTAGATTGAATTTGCTTGAAAGATGGCACACAAACCGACACATTGCGGTTTGATGCTGACGGTCAGATGTCAAATTTCTAATGTCAAATCGCGGTGTCGGTTTTTGTAgaatattttcaacatttaAATTTGCTACCGTTTTTCAGCATTTTGTCATCTCAAATTAATTACTAGCCtgcttttcaatttcctcaaaatgaatgaaaacattATATCCGCTTGAAGCACACCATCTCGATCTCGAGTGATTGCTTTTTACCGCCATCTAGCCATCTTGATTTTCATTGCTCTTGATCTCAGAAAACACTCACTCATTTCCACAAAGAAAGTCCGCTCCCAATACGGTGGGTTGGTTCCATCGTGGCCCACCGAATCGACCCAGGCAATCTACTCCGTTCGTTCCGCGACTGGCACTTCAAAGCGAAGGGCCCGCGATCGCGAGGCAAAAGCCCACGGTCATCAACACGTTACGGGCAGCCTCCAGCGCGGGCTGGCTGGTgccattttgattgatttttcaattacctttctacccccccccccccccccagcggGACAGTCGGTAACGGTAGAGCGGAGATGGAAAGGTTCGCAATAATAATGTGTGGCTCGCCTTTTTATCGCCGGCCCGTTCGGGAGTCCCCCCATTCCGTCCattccaatcaaaccgaaacgaacgcgCGAGAAACGACCTCGGGAAACCGGGAAGCTttccaattaaaaaaaacccaccggagAGTGCCGCTCGGGAAACCGGCCGTAGTTCgtgtggggaggaaaattaaaccaattaACGGTATGATTCATCAAGAACACGGGTGCGAGTTTTGAAAGACCGGGCCTCTTTTACGAAGTCGTACAAAGCGCATCTCACTTTAAGGGATGGTTCTGAGTGCTCATGgttttatgctgtttttttttttcggggcaACAAACACCATTACAGCGCGAGTATTAGTGCCCATTTTGGCCAAGCACTTCGCTCGTAAAATGGGCGAAAGGATCGCATTTATCCGGAGGAGATTTAAATGATAAATTGAGACGCATTTAGACACAAAGCTACATAGACACGATGATAGCAGCTAATGGGAGCTAAGAGCGGcgaacacacaacaaaaaatagtgTAATGCTCGCCTGCCAACTAATGGTGGGGATCATCAGCGTGTCCTTCGTGCTTACGGCTTGAGAAAAATCAGCGACCAACAAACAAGTTAATATCCGTCGTACTACAAACGACAGACACACCGCTCGCTCGCTAGGCTTTCCCGGTACTCATCACTCGCCACACGGTAAATAATGTTATAAAACAAGCCAACTAGTAATGGGGCTGCTTAAGCCCggtaattatttaattaccACCCAACCAGCGGCGCCCGATTCTCCTCCGATGAGTGGTTTACTCCAGGGTGGGTTGAGGTGACGGGAGCATAATCGTGGTAATTGGCAACTGCACTGTCGCATTGTGAACGTTTCACACCGGGGAAAAAATCGCCGCGCATCGGTGCACCTGGACTGACCTTCAGCAAACGTGCGCAAGCGGACACGCCAGCAAGACCTGCGCCTGCAAGCAGTAGGGGATGCGCGACAACCCTTAACCGACGATGGGGTGTTATCAGGCGTGAGCGATCTGCGATCACCGCTGCTAACACGCTGCTAACACACGCAGgaacaaatttatttaattaaatttaacaaaatagAGTAAACACCCCTCGGGCGGTACGCTAAGGGCTGTGGTTGTGAGACTGGTTCTGCTAGAACCGAACGGCGTAGGGAATGTCAACCGTTGTCAGTGGGTTTAGCGGATGATATGCCTTGTGACGGGGTAAAACTGCCGATGACGGGATGTGTAATTATCGCCCGGTTTATTACTCGATTGCTTACTTCATGGTTAGGCGTGCGTGTTAGGCGATCGCGTATGGTGTCCTTCTTATCGTTGTTCGATGGTGATAAATCGATCACCTTTAGAAAGTGTTCTTGTACACAGAACTAAAAGCATGCTAATACAGTAAAAGAAACACTACATTACTGTTTTAAACGTGCACTTTAATTTCTAACTTTAACCTTCTAAAACGTcataataaatcaatcatgATAAAACACACAGCCACTTATATAGATTATATTGTCCTTTTTATTAAAACAGCTTGGCTTAGCATTTCTGCAACAGCTGCTCATTTTGACTCAGTACATCCCATTACCAAGTAAATATTATACATCGTCCATTACGTTTCCCAATCGAATGGTGTTGACCTCAACCGACCCAGCCAGCTGCCGGTCAAAACTCCCGAAAACATCCCGGGGTGCATTGTCCGGTCGCATCACCACATTACACAAAGCCACTCCGGTGACTCGGTCGAGCTCAGCAAGGACACTCTAAGGATCCGTACGGTCGTATTGTTGTACGCGCCTTCGAGCCTAATACACGGATGCACAATTTGTAGACTCCGACCGCCAGCTACGCCGAAACAAGCACGTGTCCCGTGGAGGTTTTTCCTAATGTTTATCGTTCTTTATtgacacccacacacacacatacgcatacAGCAGCACAGGGATAGTTGTGTCCTCCACAGGGAGGAGTATTCCTAGCATGGGCCGACATGATCTCAAGAGGATTAAACCTCAACCGCACCCGGTAGCGATACCGGGAAGGAATCGACACGCGGCGGGTGCTTTCGGAGCTGATGCATTTGGGCATTGCCACCCGGTAAGATGTGCCCTTGTTTAGGGCATTGTTTTGGGCTATTTACAATTTAATACACTGCGCAAATGTCGAGCTCGGAAGGCAGGTTCGTGTTTTTGAGTGGGATATTTAGGAATGATGAACAAGAAAATTAATCTGAGACCgaaatgctttttatttaACTCTATTGCATCAAAAAATGTCTTGTTTGATAAAAGGTTACAGCATTCAAGCACAATTTCAGGACACTGCAAATTCTGCAACGCAGTAGGCGAAGCACGTTTACAACAACTGATTCTATACTCGTTCTCTTAATCCATTCTTGTGGATGCATGCCAGTCTTCGAATGTACTTTTATGTTGGATTAATGTACTTTTGTAACTTTTGCACGAGCGTTTCCACAGATGAGCCAATAAATAAGCCCTTCCAGAGCTACCATCAAATTGCTGGTCTTTTTCCAAACATTGCGCTACAGCTTGCGCCCAACGCAGCAAGATGGGGCAATTCCACCGTACCGATAAATACCACCGACAGTTAAACGCTCCATTTACCACCCGGCAAATAGTGGCAGGGTGGCGAAAGCATTTAGTGAAacggttttcattttatcgcaCCAATCGCCCCACAATCAGCGGCCATTCTCGCATTCCGCCCATCTCGCGATTGCCCTGGTGGTTCGTACGATGCACCTGGCCGCTTGGAGGTTGcttgcgaaagcgaaaaccaaataaaagcagcaaaagaaaaagaaaaaaaacacacacacacacatacatcgaGCACGCAAACCCCCTAAAGAAACAATAGATGGCTCGTGGGGCGTTTGCAACGCCGCCCCCACGCTAATTGCTCCAATCAACGGGGACACCCTCggatgggttttccaccct encodes:
- the LOC128724101 gene encoding cytochrome P450 CYP12A2-like, which codes for MTFVPEDFEKVFRSEGAWPRRTGMDSFVYYRKQQRPEYFHGYGGLLAEQGEDWQKMRTIVNPIMMQPKIIKLYIDKVDAIAQEFMHIVQELRDERQELPDNFNEWLNRWALETMGVLVLDTRLGVLNRDQTPEVSKLVTLTKDAVTLFYQLDVLPSLWRKVKTPGFYRLMRTLDDLYHLIAGKIDEAVQRMEKNPSADSDTLSILEKLLKVDRKAAFIMSLDSLFAGVDTTSSGSVGVLYCLAQNPDKQDKLREELRSILPDKNSPLTPANMKNMPYLRACIKEGLRLYPPTPGNGRCAGKNLVLQGYQIPKGVLIGMGQLVLQREEGHFTKASSFIPERWLGKEAASGCPSAKEVHPFVYMPFGFGARSCVGRRLAMMEMEILVSRMVRQYNIRWNYDELRYKASIVNIPANDLKFQLTEVVEMIDPEWSTAKPLESIPGPNRWQLFIRFSKGGRYAGIDFIDVHRLFRKDYGTILRLPGMMGRKEVVLSFLPEDFEIVYRTEGVQPERHGFETMAYYKHRVRPDIFKGMGGLVTDQAESWQKTRTIVNPVMMQPKTLKRYVEQVDEVAREFMTIVSNFRDENYEAPADFARWINRWALETIGMIALDTRFGVLNSDTSGGEKQLVGLVREMFDLLYNLDVLPSIWKYYKTSNFKRLMQVFDELTAIVRARVAEADIRFENHPRPENEQSLLEKMLKIDKHVAMIMAFDMIMAGIDTTSALSAATLYCLATNPDKQAKLRKELLPAMPHKDSPLNADNMRNMPYLRACIKEAIRMFPVVAGNVRTAGRDIVLQGYRIPKGTNVIMSNMLLMRDESIYTRANDYLPERWLSDRDADIPSIKDTHPFTYTPFGFGPRSCIGKRLAMMELEVIVSRMIRQFEFRWNYMEYKVSTKIINGPGSPLRFEMKDVKY